From the Leptotrichia sp. oral taxon 221 genome, one window contains:
- a CDS encoding MATE family efflux transporter, producing MGKTKAINERKTKFGTEPVGKLLISLAVPAIIANLVNALYNVVDQIFIGQKIGFLGNAATNVAFPLTTICLAIGLMTGVGAATNFNLELGRKRPKRAKSVAGTAATMLLLSGIILCILINIFLRPMLTAFGATNQIFDYAIEYTQITSLGIPFLLFSIGANPMVRADGNSFYSMLAIVIGAITNTILDPLFMFGFNMGMDGAAWATVIGQFISAIMLGLYFFRFKSVKFELKDFKIKIREIWILFMLGTSPLIFQCSALIVQIVTNNLLKIYGAKSIYGSEIPIAVAGIVMKINVIFIAILLGLTQGAQPIAGFNYGAKKFARVREILKLSLKVAFIISLVAFAIAELFPVQIISVFGNGSKLYFQYGTKYMRVFLFFIFLNGIQGAITMFLTSIGRASKGAFLSLVRQIISLLPLLIILPYFMGIDGIMFAFPIADFIAFVVSVIVLKGEMKSIPKVNQDV from the coding sequence ATGGGAAAAACGAAAGCAATAAATGAACGAAAAACTAAATTTGGTACAGAACCTGTTGGAAAACTGTTGATTTCACTTGCGGTTCCTGCTATCATTGCTAACTTGGTTAATGCTCTTTACAATGTTGTGGATCAGATTTTTATTGGGCAAAAAATTGGGTTTCTTGGGAATGCGGCTACGAATGTGGCTTTTCCGCTTACGACGATTTGTCTTGCGATTGGGCTTATGACTGGAGTTGGAGCTGCGACTAACTTTAATTTGGAATTGGGAAGGAAGCGTCCAAAAAGGGCAAAAAGCGTGGCTGGAACTGCGGCTACAATGTTACTTTTAAGTGGTATTATTTTGTGTATATTAATTAATATTTTTTTAAGACCAATGTTGACGGCCTTTGGGGCTACTAATCAAATTTTTGATTATGCGATTGAATATACTCAAATTACATCTCTTGGAATACCGTTTTTATTATTCTCAATAGGAGCAAATCCTATGGTTAGAGCTGATGGAAATTCTTTTTATTCAATGCTTGCGATAGTTATTGGAGCTATTACAAATACGATTCTTGATCCGCTGTTTATGTTTGGATTTAATATGGGAATGGACGGTGCTGCTTGGGCGACTGTAATTGGGCAATTTATCTCAGCAATTATGCTAGGATTATATTTTTTTAGATTTAAAAGTGTAAAATTTGAATTGAAGGATTTTAAGATAAAAATACGAGAAATTTGGATTTTGTTTATGTTGGGAACATCGCCTTTGATTTTCCAATGTTCTGCACTAATTGTTCAAATTGTGACAAATAATTTATTGAAAATTTATGGTGCGAAATCTATTTATGGAAGTGAAATTCCTATTGCCGTTGCTGGAATTGTTATGAAAATAAATGTCATATTTATAGCGATTTTATTGGGATTGACGCAAGGAGCTCAGCCTATTGCTGGATTTAATTATGGAGCAAAAAAATTTGCAAGGGTTCGAGAAATTTTAAAATTATCTCTAAAAGTGGCTTTTATTATTTCTTTAGTAGCATTTGCAATCGCTGAACTTTTCCCTGTTCAAATAATTTCTGTCTTCGGTAACGGAAGCAAACTCTACTTTCAATACGGAACAAAATATATGCGAGTATTTTTATTCTTCATATTCCTAAATGGTATTCAAGGTGCTATTACAATGTTTTTAACATCAATTGGAAGGGCCTCAAAAGGAGCTTTTTTGTCACTTGTAAGACAAATTATATCACTTTTACCATTACTAATAATTTTACCATATTTTATGGGTATTGATGGAATTATGTTCGCATTTCCAATAGCAGATTTCATAGCTTTTGTTGTATCTGTGATTGTTTTGAAAGGGGAAATGAAGAGTATTCCGAAAGTGAATCAAGATGTATAA
- a CDS encoding FxLYD domain-containing protein: MKKLILLTGILALLSSCGPTASGIAATVMAPPSLLLLAPSLIKDSIKEKINGETDYIDSSIGVFEYKNAKISQQNGIVIINGTLIYKSSPENTTQNVTLTIPCYDSEHNEIGNAIAKTRISKKGDPTPFRATIKSDKVRFCALEYGTITGE; the protein is encoded by the coding sequence ATGAAAAAATTAATTCTATTAACTGGAATTTTAGCATTATTATCATCTTGTGGTCCCACTGCCAGTGGAATAGCAGCAACAGTTATGGCACCACCATCACTATTATTATTAGCACCATCACTAATAAAAGATTCTATTAAAGAAAAAATAAACGGTGAAACAGACTATATTGATTCTTCAATAGGAGTTTTTGAATATAAAAATGCAAAAATTAGTCAACAAAATGGAATAGTAATTATCAATGGAACATTAATTTATAAAAGCTCTCCAGAAAATACAACACAAAATGTAACTCTTACTATACCATGTTATGATAGCGAACATAATGAAATTGGGAATGCAATTGCTAAAACTAGAATATCTAAAAAAGGAGATCCAACACCATTTAGAGCTACTATAAAATCTGATAAAGTTAGATTTTGTGCTCTTGAATACGGAACTATTACAGGTGAATAA
- a CDS encoding LysR family transcriptional regulator, translating to MIELEQLKQLIAFATYGTLSKAAEELYISQPALSRSIQKLEKTLGVELFDRKKNKMELNENGKTVIQYAEKILNLIDEMEEKVNKNNLVQNNFSIGSFAPAPLWDMISLFGRFYPEKYILHKIENNLQLFEKLKNDIYQMIILSEPIDNSEFFCIKYKTEQLFLSVPLQHPLAKKKEIHFSDITDDRMLLFNPIGIWKDVVLEKMPNMNFLIQSDRIIYQELAEMQNLLHFRSNFTLEREDNFKNNISIPIIDKEAKMTFYCICKKNIKNEIKKIFDSFSKDS from the coding sequence ATGATAGAATTGGAACAACTAAAACAGCTTATTGCGTTTGCAACATATGGAACATTATCAAAAGCTGCTGAAGAATTGTATATTTCACAGCCTGCCCTTTCCCGTTCGATACAAAAGCTGGAAAAAACTTTAGGGGTTGAACTGTTTGACAGGAAAAAAAATAAGATGGAATTAAATGAAAATGGAAAAACTGTTATCCAGTACGCAGAAAAAATACTTAATCTTATAGATGAAATGGAAGAAAAAGTTAATAAAAATAATCTGGTTCAAAATAATTTTTCAATCGGTTCATTTGCTCCAGCTCCATTGTGGGATATGATTTCATTATTTGGAAGATTTTATCCTGAAAAATATATTCTTCATAAAATAGAAAATAATCTTCAGTTATTTGAAAAACTTAAAAATGACATTTATCAGATGATTATACTTTCTGAACCTATTGATAATTCTGAATTTTTCTGCATAAAATACAAAACTGAACAACTATTTTTATCAGTTCCTTTGCAGCATCCACTGGCTAAAAAGAAGGAAATACATTTTTCAGATATTACAGATGACAGAATGCTCTTATTCAATCCAATAGGAATATGGAAGGATGTAGTTTTAGAAAAAATGCCTAATATGAACTTCCTTATCCAAAGTGACAGGATTATTTATCAGGAATTAGCTGAAATGCAAAATTTACTACATTTCCGTTCAAATTTCACACTTGAACGTGAAGATAATTTTAAAAATAATATTTCAATTCCGATTATTGATAAAGAAGCAAAAATGACATTTTACTGTATTTGTAAGAAAAATATAAAAAATGAAATAAAAAAAATATTTGATAGTTTTAGTAAAGATTCTTAA
- a CDS encoding cupin domain-containing protein: MKNYSIGIADGARTEFHQTLGLTGAEVSFNSLPAGVSVPFVHSHKENEEIYIITEGKGTLTIDGEVVKIKKGNVIKISPNGKRQFAAADDEGISYVCVQVKENSLTSYTENDGIIY; encoded by the coding sequence ATGAAAAATTATTCAATAGGAATTGCGGATGGAGCAAGAACAGAATTCCATCAAACATTAGGATTAACAGGAGCGGAAGTAAGTTTTAACAGTTTACCTGCAGGTGTAAGCGTACCATTTGTTCATTCGCATAAAGAAAATGAGGAAATATATATAATTACAGAGGGTAAAGGTACTCTGACAATTGATGGTGAAGTTGTTAAAATAAAAAAAGGAAATGTAATTAAAATATCCCCTAATGGTAAAAGACAATTTGCAGCCGCAGATGATGAAGGTATCAGCTATGTATGTGTTCAAGTAAAGGAAAATTCATTAACTTCATATACTGAAAATGATGGTATTATATATTAA
- a CDS encoding aldo/keto reductase, whose protein sequence is MKYVTLNNGVKMPILGFGVFQIDDMKECEEAVYNALKAGYRLIDTAASYRNEEAVGRAIKRSGIPREEIFVTTKLWVSDANYEKAKLAFETSLKKLDLEYIDLYLIHQPFNDVYGAWRAMTELYKEGKIKAIGVSNFYPDRLVDFIMNNEVVPAVNQVETHPFNQQVKANEIMKEYGVQIESWGPFAEGKNGIFTNEILSEIGKKYNKSVAQVILRWLIQRDVVVIPKSVRKERIEENFNVFDFELNSEDMEKISELDKKESLFLNHDDVEIVKWLNGRK, encoded by the coding sequence ATGAAATACGTAACTTTAAACAATGGAGTAAAAATGCCTATATTGGGATTTGGAGTATTTCAAATTGATGATATGAAAGAATGTGAGGAAGCAGTCTATAATGCGTTAAAAGCAGGATATAGATTAATTGATACAGCTGCGTCCTACAGAAACGAAGAAGCTGTGGGAAGAGCTATAAAAAGAAGTGGTATACCTAGAGAAGAAATTTTTGTTACAACAAAATTATGGGTAAGTGATGCAAATTATGAAAAGGCAAAATTGGCATTTGAAACTTCTTTAAAAAAATTGGATTTGGAATATATTGATTTATATCTGATACATCAGCCATTTAATGATGTATATGGAGCTTGGAGAGCGATGACAGAGCTGTATAAGGAAGGGAAAATAAAGGCAATTGGTGTAAGTAATTTCTATCCTGACAGACTGGTTGATTTTATTATGAATAATGAAGTAGTGCCAGCTGTAAATCAGGTGGAAACACATCCTTTCAATCAGCAGGTTAAAGCAAATGAAATAATGAAGGAATATGGAGTTCAAATAGAATCATGGGGACCTTTTGCAGAAGGAAAAAATGGAATATTTACAAATGAAATTTTGTCTGAAATTGGTAAAAAATACAATAAATCTGTGGCTCAGGTAATTTTAAGATGGCTAATTCAAAGAGATGTAGTTGTAATACCAAAATCAGTCAGAAAAGAAAGAATTGAAGAAAATTTTAATGTATTTGATTTTGAATTGAACAGTGAGGATATGGAGAAAATATCTGAACTTGATAAAAAGGAAAGTCTATTCTTAAATCATGATGATGTGGAAATAGTAAAATGGCTTAATGGAAGGAAATAA
- a CDS encoding AraC family transcriptional regulator — protein sequence MENILEKAGIPNILWKEEIQFSTEEYYLFLKEIDEVITDEQILVISNVDNLNMFIPLFFAALSSKNGLEGIKRLAKYKKLIEPVFLEIKEFEEMVQVQYFFEQREKELPCFAVLNEQLMLINLLNKGIGKRISPVSVTSPFEYGELLTKEINAMINKAKQNEVIFSMKDLKKPFLTANNIMVEYLEPQLKQKLAEKESETLETFTDRVQKKLCQLIPSGQSSLENVVEEFGISARTVQRNLDVENIKFNQVVKNVQKIMTLNYLESKELSIEEIAYLVGYTETSSFYRAFKGWIGKTVLQYRKEKE from the coding sequence ATGGAAAATATACTTGAAAAAGCAGGAATTCCTAATATTTTATGGAAAGAGGAAATTCAGTTTTCTACTGAGGAATATTATTTGTTTTTAAAGGAAATTGATGAAGTTATTACAGATGAACAGATTTTAGTAATTAGTAATGTAGATAATTTGAATATGTTTATTCCTTTGTTTTTTGCGGCACTTTCCTCTAAAAATGGACTTGAAGGTATAAAAAGGCTGGCAAAATATAAAAAACTGATAGAGCCTGTATTTCTGGAAATTAAAGAATTTGAAGAAATGGTTCAAGTACAGTATTTTTTTGAACAAAGAGAAAAGGAATTACCATGTTTTGCAGTCTTGAATGAACAGCTTATGTTGATAAATTTATTGAATAAAGGAATTGGTAAGAGAATATCTCCAGTAAGTGTTACAAGTCCTTTTGAATATGGTGAATTATTGACAAAAGAGATAAACGCTATGATAAATAAAGCAAAACAAAATGAAGTCATTTTCAGCATGAAAGATTTGAAAAAGCCATTTTTGACAGCAAACAACATAATGGTGGAGTATCTGGAGCCACAATTAAAACAGAAACTGGCAGAAAAAGAAAGTGAAACTCTTGAAACTTTTACTGACAGGGTTCAGAAAAAACTTTGTCAGCTTATTCCAAGTGGACAGTCTAGCCTTGAAAATGTTGTGGAAGAATTTGGGATAAGTGCTCGAACAGTTCAAAGAAATCTGGATGTAGAAAATATAAAATTTAACCAGGTAGTTAAAAATGTTCAAAAAATAATGACCCTTAATTATTTAGAATCAAAAGAACTTTCAATAGAGGAAATAGCCTATTTGGTAGGATATACTGAAACTTCTTCATTTTATCGTGCATTTAAAGGATGGATAGGGAAAACAGTATTGCAGTATAGAAAAGAAAAAGAATAA
- a CDS encoding ATP-binding protein — protein MRKDYEAIKIENEKLEFKFLEKKMKEVVGIKELNLDILKTLNLYENKKFNIAAELFADNNNRKFSGIDIVVLGENINKILLRENIERKSILEQYSDAISTFERYYEYEEIVGAERVTKEKISKEAFRESVANAIVHRLWDINANIKIVMSNDKIEIISPGSLPPGMSEDEYMRGYVSVLRNPIIANIFYRLGIIEKFGTGIKRIKYEYRENFVKPSFEIYENSVRITLPIIETVPSNLVNGEVKVFEILKKREKLSRKEIEELSGYNKSKVIRSINGLIEKSIVEQLGKGRSVKYQLKK, from the coding sequence ATGAGAAAAGATTATGAAGCAATTAAAATAGAAAACGAAAAATTAGAATTTAAGTTTTTAGAAAAGAAAATGAAAGAGGTAGTAGGAATAAAAGAACTGAACCTGGATATACTAAAAACATTGAATTTATATGAAAATAAAAAATTTAATATAGCTGCTGAACTTTTTGCAGACAATAATAATAGAAAATTTTCTGGAATTGATATAGTAGTTTTAGGTGAAAATATAAATAAAATATTATTAAGGGAAAATATTGAAAGAAAATCCATACTTGAACAATATTCTGACGCAATCAGTACATTTGAAAGATATTATGAATATGAAGAAATAGTGGGAGCTGAGCGTGTAACAAAAGAAAAAATTTCAAAAGAAGCTTTCAGGGAATCTGTTGCAAATGCAATAGTTCATAGATTGTGGGATATAAATGCGAATATAAAAATAGTAATGTCAAATGATAAAATTGAGATTATATCGCCAGGAAGTTTACCTCCAGGAATGTCAGAAGATGAATATATGAGAGGCTATGTTTCAGTTTTGAGAAATCCCATAATAGCAAATATTTTTTATAGACTAGGAATAATTGAAAAATTTGGAACAGGAATAAAAAGAATAAAATATGAATACAGGGAAAATTTTGTAAAACCGTCTTTTGAAATATATGAAAATAGCGTAAGAATAACTTTACCAATAATTGAAACAGTTCCAAGTAATTTAGTCAATGGGGAAGTAAAAGTTTTTGAAATTCTTAAGAAGCGTGAAAAATTAAGTAGAAAAGAAATCGAAGAATTAAGTGGCTATAATAAATCAAAAGTTATAAGATCAATAAATGGTCTAATTGAAAAAAGTATTGTTGAACAGTTGGGAAAAGGACGTTCTGTAAAATATCAATTAAAGAAATAA
- a CDS encoding TMEM175 family protein, with the protein MNKERLAAFMDAILAIIMTILILELKKPETATLKALWNLRVDFFAYTLSFFWLGTMWVNLHNEWHKIKYITPSIVWVNVVILFFSSFFPYVTSFVTSYYNSSVAQGFYGIIVLAVTFCNIISLYLIEKVNKHDKELQESLKTMIRWIKVDISIKIIGLIISCIFYPPAMMISVYITLFGVAFPEQYKAIKRRRGK; encoded by the coding sequence ATGAATAAAGAAAGATTGGCAGCTTTTATGGATGCCATACTTGCAATTATTATGACAATTCTTATATTAGAACTGAAAAAACCTGAAACAGCAACTTTAAAAGCACTTTGGAATCTGAGAGTAGATTTTTTTGCATATACGCTTTCATTTTTCTGGCTTGGAACAATGTGGGTAAATCTGCATAATGAATGGCATAAAATAAAATATATTACACCGTCAATTGTCTGGGTAAATGTAGTAATACTTTTCTTTTCTTCATTTTTTCCATATGTAACTTCTTTTGTAACTTCATATTATAACAGTAGTGTAGCACAAGGATTTTATGGGATAATAGTTCTAGCTGTTACATTCTGCAATATAATTTCGTTGTATCTGATAGAAAAGGTGAATAAACATGATAAAGAATTGCAGGAATCATTAAAAACAATGATAAGATGGATAAAAGTTGATATAAGTATAAAAATAATTGGGTTAATAATATCGTGTATATTTTATCCGCCAGCAATGATGATAAGTGTTTATATTACTTTATTTGGAGTTGCATTTCCGGAACAGTATAAGGCAATAAAAAGAAGAAGGGGAAAATAG
- a CDS encoding type I restriction-modification system subunit M N-terminal domain-containing protein: protein MANTKESNETAQRAELHRKIWAIADNVRGAVDGWDFKQYILGILFYRFISENMTEFFNKAEHEAGDLKFNYADISDEEAKEDFRAGTVEDKGFFILPSQLFENVVKTARANENLNTDLANIFKAIEASAVGFESEDDIKGLFEDVDTTSNRLGGTVAEKNTRLADILTKDSKKSPTSISGR, encoded by the coding sequence GTGGCAAATACAAAAGAATCAAATGAAACGGCACAAAGAGCAGAACTGCATCGTAAAATTTGGGCAATTGCAGATAATGTGCGTGGAGCGGTGGATGGTTGGGATTTTAAGCAATATATTTTGGGAATATTATTTTATAGATTTATTTCAGAAAATATGACAGAATTTTTCAATAAAGCAGAACATGAAGCTGGAGATTTGAAATTTAATTATGCGGATATTTCTGATGAAGAAGCCAAAGAAGATTTTAGAGCTGGTACCGTGGAAGATAAAGGATTTTTTATTTTACCAAGTCAACTTTTTGAAAATGTAGTAAAAACAGCGAGAGCCAATGAAAATTTGAATACAGATTTAGCAAATATTTTTAAAGCTATTGAAGCAAGTGCTGTTGGATTTGAGTCGGAAGATGATATTAAAGGATTATTTGAAGATGTCGACACTACGAGTAATCGTTTAGGTGGAACGGTTGCTGAAAAAAATACAAGATTGGCAGATATTTTAACAAAAGATAGCAAGAAGTCTCCGACTTCTATAAGTGGGAGATGA
- a CDS encoding helix-turn-helix domain-containing protein, which translates to MRKIYTECPVEYTASMIANKWKILILRDLLTGTKRYNELTKSIVGISAKVLTENLRQLESDGIVVRKVYPVVPPKVEYSLTKKGSELKPIFDLMNEYGNKYKKK; encoded by the coding sequence ATGAGAAAAATATATACAGAATGTCCAGTTGAATATACTGCTTCAATGATAGCTAATAAATGGAAAATACTAATATTGAGGGATTTATTAACTGGTACAAAAAGATATAATGAATTAACAAAATCTATAGTCGGAATCAGTGCAAAAGTTTTAACTGAAAATTTAAGACAACTTGAAAGTGATGGAATAGTTGTAAGAAAAGTATATCCAGTTGTTCCACCAAAAGTAGAATATTCTCTTACAAAGAAAGGTAGTGAACTAAAACCCATTTTTGATTTAATGAACGAATATGGAAATAAATATAAGAAAAAATAA
- a CDS encoding enhanced serine sensitivity protein SseB C-terminal domain-containing protein has translation MIDVNKPLENPVLKELFSRIGKNQKSDLELQNKILDEIIMRAYFLSYVFFDKPIETDETGKGTVKEDSNVSFYMISSSDGKQFYPAFTDWEELNKWNIGIDKIQTLILSFDDYAEMVLLNPDIEGFVINPFTTSFTFTREQLKILKKEKEERLKVVETKVEKDTPVMIGEAKEYPEDMLEALKSACKLDKNIKRTWLMLMYKERQESYLLVIDSMGNEKESIEFIGRKITPYLNGKYIDMFSYKDSFGKDVVKDKKPFYEKKNSI, from the coding sequence ATGATTGATGTAAATAAGCCATTGGAAAATCCTGTGTTAAAAGAATTGTTTAGTAGAATAGGAAAAAATCAGAAAAGTGATTTAGAATTACAAAATAAAATTTTAGATGAAATTATAATGAGAGCTTATTTTTTAAGTTATGTATTTTTTGATAAACCTATTGAAACTGATGAAACTGGAAAAGGAACTGTTAAAGAAGATTCAAATGTATCTTTCTATATGATTTCTTCGTCTGATGGAAAACAATTTTATCCAGCATTTACTGACTGGGAAGAATTGAATAAGTGGAATATCGGCATTGATAAAATACAGACACTTATTTTGTCTTTTGATGATTATGCAGAAATGGTATTGCTAAATCCAGATATAGAAGGTTTTGTTATTAATCCATTTACTACATCATTTACCTTTACAAGAGAACAACTTAAAATTTTGAAAAAGGAAAAGGAAGAAAGACTTAAGGTCGTTGAAACAAAAGTAGAAAAGGACACACCTGTAATGATTGGAGAAGCGAAAGAATATCCTGAAGACATGCTTGAAGCATTAAAAAGTGCTTGTAAATTAGATAAAAATATTAAAAGAACATGGTTAATGCTCATGTATAAAGAGAGACAGGAGAGTTATCTATTAGTTATTGACAGTATGGGAAATGAAAAAGAAAGTATAGAATTTATAGGAAGAAAAATAACTCCATACTTGAATGGAAAATATATTGATATGTTTTCATATAAAGATAGTTTTGGAAAAGATGTTGTTAAAGATAAAAAGCCATTTTATGAAAAGAAAAACTCGATATAA
- a CDS encoding RNA-guided endonuclease TnpB family protein produces the protein MKYNLAFKYRIYPNKDQELLINKTFGCVRFVYNKILYTANKIYEETGKNKIVTPASLKSENQFLKEVDSLALSNAQLNVKRSFTNFFQKRAKFPRFKSKKNNVKSYTTNCVNNSIRIEETKYLVLPKLKKVKLKYHREIPKDYKIKSVTLTNSNGNYYVSILTEFEKEIQKVPSNDKIIGLDFSMSELFVSSENQRADYPRYFRMLEKKLKKLQKSLSRKVKFSKNWYKQKAKISKLHEYIKNCRKDFLHKLSKKLSEAYNAVVVEDLNMKGMSQALNFGKSVGDNGWGIFLRMLEYKLMFLGKQFLKIDKWFPSSKTCSKCGNIKEELKLSERSYKCECCGIEIDRDYNAAVNIKNIGKLMLEY, from the coding sequence ATGAAATATAATTTGGCATTCAAATACAGAATTTATCCAAATAAAGATCAGGAATTATTGATAAATAAGACTTTTGGATGTGTTCGTTTTGTTTACAACAAAATTTTGTATACAGCGAATAAAATTTATGAAGAAACTGGAAAAAATAAAATAGTTACACCTGCCAGTTTGAAAAGTGAAAACCAATTTTTAAAAGAAGTAGACAGTCTAGCACTTTCAAATGCTCAATTAAATGTAAAACGATCATTTACGAATTTCTTTCAAAAGAGAGCAAAGTTTCCAAGATTCAAATCTAAAAAGAATAATGTTAAAAGTTACACGACAAATTGTGTGAACAATTCAATACGAATTGAGGAAACAAAATATTTGGTTTTGCCAAAATTGAAAAAAGTTAAATTAAAATATCATAGAGAAATACCGAAGGATTACAAGATAAAGTCAGTAACATTGACAAACAGTAATGGAAATTACTATGTTTCCATCTTGACAGAATTTGAAAAAGAAATTCAAAAAGTGCCAAGTAATGATAAAATAATTGGACTTGATTTTTCAATGTCTGAGTTATTTGTCAGTTCTGAAAACCAAAGAGCTGATTATCCAAGATATTTTAGGATGTTGGAGAAAAAATTGAAAAAATTACAGAAATCATTATCGAGAAAAGTAAAATTTTCTAAAAATTGGTATAAGCAAAAAGCGAAAATATCAAAGTTACATGAGTATATTAAAAATTGTCGAAAAGATTTTCTGCATAAATTATCAAAAAAATTGTCTGAAGCGTATAATGCTGTAGTTGTTGAGGATTTGAATATGAAAGGGATGAGCCAGGCATTAAATTTTGGGAAAAGTGTAGGAGATAATGGGTGGGGAATATTTTTGAGAATGCTTGAGTATAAACTGATGTTTTTAGGGAAACAATTTTTGAAGATAGATAAGTGGTTTCCGTCATCGAAAACTTGCAGTAAATGTGGAAATATTAAAGAGGAACTGAAATTATCAGAAAGAAGTTATAAATGTGAGTGCTGTGGAATTGAAATTGATAGAGATTATAATGCTGCAGTGAATATAAAAAACATTGGAAAATTGATGTTGGAATATTAG
- a CDS encoding DUF969 domain-containing protein, whose translation MNLWILIGIVIIVVGFSLKLDVLAVVLTAGIATGIAAKMNFFEILGIIGKAFVDNRLMSIFLISLPVIAVLERYGLRERSAALIEKLKNATAGRILGLYMVIRSIASALSIRIGGHIQFIRPLIYPMSEAAAKAHKNKDLTEKQTEELKSLSAAIENYGNFFSQNIFVGASGLLLIQTTLKENGYAVSLKQLALSSIPIGIIAIIFTFIQVYIYDKKIILSKGGKK comes from the coding sequence ATGAATTTATGGATACTTATTGGTATTGTTATTATTGTAGTGGGATTTTCTTTGAAGCTAGATGTGCTGGCTGTGGTACTTACTGCTGGTATAGCTACTGGAATTGCTGCAAAAATGAATTTTTTTGAAATTCTTGGAATTATTGGAAAGGCTTTTGTGGATAATAGGCTTATGTCAATTTTTTTGATTAGCTTGCCAGTTATTGCAGTCCTTGAAAGATATGGACTTAGAGAAAGAAGTGCAGCTTTAATTGAAAAATTAAAAAATGCAACTGCTGGTAGAATCTTAGGACTTTATATGGTAATCCGTTCGATTGCGAGTGCATTGTCAATTAGAATTGGTGGACACATTCAGTTTATACGTCCTCTTATTTACCCAATGTCTGAAGCTGCTGCAAAAGCTCATAAAAATAAGGATTTAACAGAAAAGCAAACTGAAGAGTTAAAAAGTTTAAGTGCCGCAATTGAAAATTATGGAAATTTCTTTTCACAAAACATATTTGTAGGGGCATCAGGACTTCTTTTGATTCAGACTACACTGAAGGAAAATGGATATGCTGTATCTTTGAAGCAATTGGCGCTATCTTCAATACCAATTGGGATAATTGCAATAATTTTTACTTTTATTCAAGTATATATTTACGATAAAAAAATAATTTTGAGCAAAGGAGGTAAAAAATAA